A part of Quatrionicoccus australiensis genomic DNA contains:
- a CDS encoding nuclear transport factor 2 family protein encodes MANDKTGQGIKLAAISIGVGMFALSLSSIFSDFSGAQPLPAPPDTMLQALPPAAGTPAPSGEHLATPSEKAEGELRNLVQAWSKAWSEQDTATYLAFYAPGYAGNSDSPEEWRAARKRIIGQARFIDLKIGETAIELGSNDRATLSFALDYTSDRLEDHGTKTLQVRRNNGRWLIENETFAAN; translated from the coding sequence ATGGCTAACGACAAAACAGGACAAGGCATCAAGCTGGCCGCCATCTCGATCGGCGTCGGCATGTTCGCACTCAGCCTGAGCAGCATCTTTTCCGACTTTTCCGGTGCGCAGCCCTTGCCGGCGCCCCCGGATACAATGCTCCAGGCCCTGCCGCCCGCGGCGGGGACGCCGGCACCCAGCGGCGAACACCTGGCCACGCCCAGCGAAAAGGCCGAAGGCGAGTTGCGCAACCTGGTGCAAGCATGGAGCAAGGCCTGGTCGGAACAGGACACCGCGACCTACCTCGCCTTCTACGCGCCGGGCTACGCCGGTAACAGCGACAGCCCGGAAGAGTGGCGTGCCGCCCGCAAGCGCATCATCGGCCAGGCCAGGTTCATCGATCTCAAGATAGGTGAAACCGCCATCGAACTCGGCAGCAACGACCGCGCCACGCTGAGCTTCGCCCTCGACTACACCTCCGACCGCCTCGAGGACCACGGCACCAAGACGCTGCAAGTTCGCCGCAACAACGGCCGCTGGTTGATCGAAAATGAAACCTTCGCCGCTAACTGA
- a CDS encoding YaiI/YqxD family protein, with product MQIWVDADACPGVIKEIIFRAAERRQIQTTLVANQMLRTPPSKFIRAIQVPSGFDVADAHIVEQVQPGDLVITADIPLASLVIGRGGHALNPRGEMYTTANIRERLAMRNFMEELRSAGVDTGGPAAFGQADRQAFANQLDRFLARIPTT from the coding sequence ATGCAGATCTGGGTCGATGCCGACGCCTGCCCCGGCGTGATCAAGGAAATCATCTTCCGCGCTGCCGAGCGCCGGCAGATCCAGACGACGCTGGTTGCCAACCAGATGCTGCGCACGCCGCCGTCGAAGTTCATTCGCGCCATCCAGGTGCCGAGCGGCTTCGACGTCGCCGATGCGCACATCGTCGAGCAGGTGCAGCCGGGCGATCTCGTGATCACCGCCGACATCCCGCTCGCCTCGCTGGTCATCGGGCGCGGTGGCCACGCCCTCAACCCGCGCGGCGAGATGTACACCACCGCCAACATCCGCGAACGCCTGGCCATGCGCAACTTCATGGAAGAACTGCGCAGTGCCGGCGTCGACACCGGCGGCCCCGCCGCCTTCGGCCAGGCCGACCGACAGGCCTTCGCCAACCAGCTTGATCGTTTTCTGGCGCGAATCCCGACGACCTGA
- a CDS encoding MBL fold metallo-hydrolase, with amino-acid sequence MIHKPQALARLLLAGLCILVAGFASAAAPQQQTQVPGYYRLQVGAFEVTALYDGAIDLDEKLLKNVQKRDVQRLLARQFLQGPKVQTAVNAYLVNTGSKLVLVDAGAAKLFGPGLGNIVANLKAAGYTPEQVDTVLVTHLHGDHVNGLVTPEGKAVFANAEVWSAQADNDFWLSESIAAQAPAEMQGFFKMARDAAAPYRAAGKWKTFDSDRELLAGIRSVDTHGHTPGHASYLFESGNDKLLVLGDLVHNHAVQFARPDVAIEFDNDPKQAVLARKRIFAQAAKERLLVAGMHLPFPGIGHVRKEQKGGYAWVPAEFAPLAPSTTGK; translated from the coding sequence ATGATCCACAAGCCTCAAGCGCTGGCCCGCCTGCTCCTTGCCGGCCTCTGCATCCTCGTCGCCGGCTTCGCGAGCGCCGCCGCACCGCAGCAGCAGACCCAGGTTCCCGGCTATTACCGTCTGCAAGTCGGTGCTTTTGAAGTCACCGCGCTCTACGACGGCGCCATCGACCTCGACGAAAAACTGCTCAAGAACGTCCAGAAACGCGACGTGCAGCGCCTGCTCGCCCGCCAGTTCCTGCAGGGTCCGAAGGTGCAGACCGCGGTCAATGCCTATCTGGTCAATACCGGCAGCAAGCTGGTGCTAGTCGATGCCGGCGCCGCCAAGCTGTTCGGGCCGGGCCTCGGCAATATCGTCGCCAACCTGAAAGCTGCTGGCTACACGCCGGAACAGGTCGACACGGTGCTCGTCACCCATTTGCACGGCGACCACGTCAATGGCCTGGTCACGCCTGAAGGCAAGGCCGTCTTCGCCAATGCCGAAGTCTGGTCGGCGCAGGCCGACAACGATTTCTGGCTGAGCGAAAGCATCGCCGCCCAGGCACCGGCCGAAATGCAGGGCTTCTTCAAGATGGCGCGCGATGCCGCCGCCCCCTACCGCGCCGCCGGCAAGTGGAAGACCTTCGACAGCGACCGCGAACTGCTCGCCGGCATCCGCAGCGTCGATACGCACGGCCACACGCCGGGCCACGCCAGCTACCTGTTCGAGAGCGGCAACGACAAGCTGCTGGTACTCGGCGATCTGGTGCACAACCACGCCGTGCAGTTCGCCCGCCCCGACGTCGCCATCGAGTTCGACAACGATCCCAAGCAGGCGGTGCTCGCCCGCAAGCGCATCTTCGCGCAGGCCGCAAAAGAACGCCTGCTGGTCGCCGGCATGCACCTGCCCTTCCCCGGCATCGGCCATGTCCGCAAGGAACAAAAGGGAGGCTATGCCTGGGTGCCGGCCGAATTTGCCCCGCTGGCGCCGTCGACCACCGGGAAATAA
- a CDS encoding sigma-70 family RNA polymerase sigma factor, whose product MNIAANPTDAIAQLYASHHAWLHAWLRRKLGCSHGAADLAQDVFVRILASRDALCGMREPRAYLTTTAQRLMVDRIRREVIERTYLAELAIVMENAPTHPSPEQILLTLEALGQIADLLAGVSAKAREAFLLHYLEERSHAEIAAQLQVSTRMVHKYLVQCLVQCAAARPD is encoded by the coding sequence GTGAATATCGCGGCCAATCCCACCGATGCCATCGCTCAGCTCTATGCGAGTCACCACGCCTGGCTGCATGCCTGGTTGCGCCGCAAGCTCGGCTGCAGCCACGGCGCCGCCGATCTGGCGCAGGACGTGTTCGTGCGCATTCTCGCCTCTCGCGATGCGCTGTGCGGCATGCGCGAGCCGCGCGCCTACCTGACGACGACGGCGCAGCGGCTGATGGTCGATCGCATCCGGCGCGAGGTGATCGAGCGCACCTATCTCGCCGAGCTGGCCATCGTCATGGAAAACGCGCCGACGCACCCGTCGCCCGAACAGATCCTGCTCACCCTGGAAGCGCTCGGGCAGATTGCCGACCTGCTGGCCGGCGTCTCGGCCAAGGCGCGCGAAGCCTTCCTGCTGCATTATCTGGAAGAGCGCTCGCATGCCGAGATTGCCGCGCAGTTGCAGGTCTCGACCCGCATGGTGCACAAGTACCTGGTGCAATGCCTGGTCCAGTGCGCCGCGGCGCGCCCGGATTGA
- a CDS encoding FecR family protein: MQAGADSVAAQAAEWIVRLSADDAGEQAELAQHFAAWRAADPRHEAAAGRMEAMLGELQAVRRSGAARPAGRALRAALGGKGRSGARRGVALALLLAGLSFLPAWFGLAGQEPGYWLTDLRSAAGEWSTTRLADGSTIALAGLSAVNLAFDGKTRRVELVQGEILVDVAHDATRPFIVATEHGSVRALGTRFTVRREAGATVVTMLASRVEVRPAEAAAGSAGALVVQAGESVRFNADRLLPPAPVDPPSVDRAWAQRQFVAQEMPLPDVLDELDRQRPGRIVFDRAALAGLKVTAVLPLTDTDRALQLLVNNFPELSIRSYSPYLVTVDMAKNPKTTAR, encoded by the coding sequence ATGCAGGCCGGAGCCGACTCCGTCGCCGCCCAGGCGGCCGAATGGATTGTCCGCCTGAGTGCCGACGATGCCGGCGAACAGGCCGAGCTGGCGCAGCATTTCGCTGCCTGGCGCGCGGCCGATCCGCGGCACGAGGCGGCCGCCGGGCGCATGGAGGCGATGCTCGGCGAGTTGCAGGCGGTGCGCCGCAGCGGTGCCGCCCGCCCGGCCGGGCGGGCGCTGCGTGCCGCGCTGGGCGGCAAGGGGCGCAGCGGTGCCCGGCGCGGTGTCGCGCTGGCCCTGCTGCTTGCCGGCCTGAGTTTCCTTCCCGCCTGGTTCGGCCTGGCCGGCCAGGAACCGGGCTACTGGCTGACTGATCTGCGCTCGGCCGCCGGCGAGTGGTCGACGACCCGTCTGGCCGATGGCAGCACCATCGCGCTGGCCGGGCTCAGTGCGGTCAACCTCGCTTTTGATGGCAAAACGCGGCGCGTCGAACTGGTCCAGGGCGAGATCCTGGTCGATGTCGCGCACGACGCAACGCGGCCCTTCATTGTCGCGACCGAACATGGCAGCGTACGGGCGCTGGGCACGCGCTTCACGGTACGCCGCGAGGCCGGGGCGACGGTCGTCACCATGCTCGCTTCGCGCGTCGAGGTACGTCCGGCCGAGGCAGCCGCAGGGAGCGCCGGCGCGCTGGTCGTGCAGGCCGGCGAAAGCGTCCGTTTCAATGCCGACCGCCTGTTGCCGCCCGCGCCGGTCGATCCGCCCAGTGTCGATCGCGCCTGGGCGCAGCGCCAGTTCGTCGCCCAGGAAATGCCGTTGCCCGACGTGCTCGATGAACTCGACCGGCAGCGCCCGGGGCGCATCGTCTTCGACCGGGCGGCGCTGGCCGGGCTCAAGGTGACGGCCGTCCTGCCGCTGACCGATACCGACCGCGCCTTGCAACTGCTGGTCAACAATTTCCCGGAATTGAGCATCCGCAGCTACTCGCCTTATCTGGTAACGGTCGACATGGCGAAAAACCCGAAAACCACGGCCCGGTAA
- a CDS encoding TonB-dependent receptor yields the protein MHNIKPGPYAGIAGGALKPLVFALHLALCGIAASPAFAQSASQAAVYDIPAGPLGEALNRFALQAGVAIVVDAAKLRGLQSPGLHGRYDVEAGFAALLRHSGYGISKTAAGYLLVPQPRPVTVAPNREHEDPMLAETLVVEQRESSGTTVIDRRVMDALTGGNGDITSILRVMPNVQFDNNQLHTGRQGEISPADISINGAKFYQNLYQLDGMSFNNDIDPASGDKSSSITEVTSASQGMAIDSSLLCKITVRDANVPVEYGAFTGGVVSADTCAPTKTFAGQASIGTTRSEWMEYKIAPEQQGTYDSTTSSNYARAFDKWTYKLSLQGKPTENLGLIGSFIRRTSTIPLNGDSAYKNGVGGTPEETRRTDNFFVKAFWKATPDNNVDFSVQYAPTADDRFISAIKDSHYTYNAGGLGLNGGIASRFDHFVLSQRLSMTEMQSSRDGDSSLYKTWRYSADDKNWGTSTLSNEGGYGDVEQKQTAQNYTAKIDWEPLALFGTEHRLQAGFELGHKESYYNRKTQYESYYTPASYSGNCLRADGTVDPYCSTADTANGWAGQYLKSKVVYLAGKFTVKEDMQSVFLQDEIRKGNFMARLGLRFDSSSLAKDDTLAPRAAFFYDLFGDGRTRFEAGANRYYGRNFMTYYMTANRLSLQSAVLTRNSLTDWGPLVMSTTSSMYHFEDLKVPYDDEAMLAFKQRIGSTLLGIKYVDRRSRDQVVRVLRAAGDYWFENTGTSNAQTLSMTLETQRPFVAWGTRTSVMAGIEQIKSHTSHTDYYTSDQDYNDNRGLDYIVYEGKLISPIDKPADNYNRPWTGRLLFMTEIPAANLSIGNFFRYRAGYQKVVQNGTKDVGGVTYTNYDRKSFDPALTWDMRINWDVPVATREKPFVMLSIENVLNATNAIENSGSYLIYEKGRQFWLEVGLKF from the coding sequence ATGCACAACATCAAACCAGGCCCGTACGCCGGCATTGCCGGCGGTGCCCTCAAACCCCTTGTCTTCGCCCTGCACCTGGCGCTGTGCGGGATTGCCGCCAGCCCGGCCTTCGCGCAGTCGGCGAGCCAGGCCGCCGTGTACGACATTCCGGCCGGGCCGCTCGGCGAGGCGCTCAATCGTTTCGCGCTGCAGGCCGGAGTCGCCATCGTGGTCGACGCGGCAAAACTGCGCGGTTTGCAGAGCCCCGGCCTGCACGGGCGTTACGACGTCGAGGCGGGCTTTGCCGCCTTGCTGCGCCATAGCGGCTACGGGATCAGCAAGACGGCGGCCGGTTACCTGCTCGTTCCCCAGCCTCGGCCGGTAACGGTTGCGCCGAACCGCGAGCACGAGGATCCGATGCTGGCCGAAACGCTGGTCGTCGAGCAGCGCGAGTCGTCCGGCACGACGGTCATCGACCGCCGCGTGATGGATGCGCTGACCGGCGGCAATGGCGACATCACCAGCATCCTGCGCGTCATGCCGAATGTGCAGTTCGACAACAACCAGTTGCACACCGGCCGCCAGGGCGAAATCTCGCCGGCCGACATCAGCATCAACGGCGCCAAGTTCTACCAGAATCTCTACCAGCTCGACGGCATGTCCTTCAACAACGACATCGACCCGGCGAGCGGCGACAAGTCCTCGTCGATCACCGAAGTGACCTCAGCCAGCCAGGGCATGGCGATCGACAGCAGCCTGCTGTGCAAGATCACCGTGCGCGACGCAAATGTCCCGGTCGAGTACGGCGCCTTTACCGGCGGCGTCGTCTCGGCCGACACCTGCGCGCCGACCAAAACCTTTGCCGGCCAGGCCTCGATCGGCACGACCCGCTCGGAGTGGATGGAATACAAGATCGCGCCGGAGCAGCAGGGGACTTACGACAGCACGACCAGTTCGAACTATGCGCGTGCCTTCGACAAGTGGACCTACAAGCTGTCGCTGCAGGGCAAGCCGACCGAGAATCTCGGTCTGATCGGCAGTTTCATCCGGCGCACCTCGACCATCCCGCTCAACGGCGACTCGGCCTACAAGAATGGCGTCGGCGGTACGCCGGAGGAAACCCGGCGTACCGACAATTTCTTCGTCAAGGCCTTCTGGAAGGCGACTCCCGACAACAATGTCGACTTCTCCGTGCAGTACGCGCCGACTGCCGACGATCGTTTCATTTCGGCAATCAAGGACAGTCACTACACCTATAACGCCGGCGGTCTCGGTCTCAACGGCGGCATTGCCAGCCGTTTCGACCACTTCGTGCTCAGCCAGCGCCTGAGCATGACCGAGATGCAAAGCTCGCGCGACGGCGACTCCAGCCTCTACAAGACCTGGCGTTATTCGGCCGATGACAAGAACTGGGGGACGAGCACCCTGAGCAACGAAGGCGGTTACGGCGATGTCGAACAGAAACAGACGGCGCAGAACTACACAGCCAAGATCGACTGGGAGCCGCTCGCACTGTTCGGCACCGAGCACCGCCTGCAGGCCGGTTTCGAACTCGGCCACAAGGAGTCCTATTACAACCGCAAGACGCAGTACGAGTCCTACTACACACCGGCTTCCTACAGCGGCAACTGCCTGCGCGCCGACGGTACGGTCGATCCCTACTGCTCGACGGCCGATACCGCGAACGGCTGGGCCGGACAGTACCTGAAGAGCAAGGTTGTCTATCTGGCCGGCAAGTTCACGGTCAAGGAAGACATGCAGAGCGTTTTCCTGCAGGACGAGATCCGCAAGGGCAATTTCATGGCCCGGCTCGGCCTGCGCTTCGACTCGAGCAGCCTGGCCAAGGATGACACCCTGGCGCCGCGCGCCGCCTTTTTCTACGACCTGTTCGGCGACGGCCGTACGCGCTTCGAGGCCGGCGCCAACCGCTACTACGGGCGCAATTTCATGACCTACTACATGACGGCCAACCGCCTGTCGCTGCAGTCGGCCGTGCTGACCCGGAACAGTCTGACCGACTGGGGGCCGCTGGTGATGAGCACGACGTCCTCGATGTATCACTTCGAGGATCTCAAGGTGCCCTACGACGACGAAGCCATGCTCGCCTTCAAGCAGCGCATCGGCAGCACGCTGCTCGGCATCAAGTACGTCGACCGGCGCAGTCGCGACCAGGTCGTGCGCGTGCTGCGCGCGGCCGGCGATTACTGGTTCGAGAACACCGGCACCAGCAACGCGCAGACCCTGTCGATGACGCTCGAAACGCAGCGCCCGTTCGTGGCCTGGGGAACGCGGACTTCGGTCATGGCCGGGATTGAACAGATCAAGTCGCACACCTCGCACACCGATTACTACACCAGCGACCAGGATTACAACGACAACCGCGGTCTCGATTACATCGTCTACGAAGGCAAGCTGATCAGCCCGATCGACAAGCCGGCCGACAACTACAACCGGCCGTGGACGGGCCGCCTGCTGTTCATGACAGAAATCCCCGCCGCCAACCTGAGCATCGGCAATTTCTTCCGCTATCGCGCCGGTTACCAGAAGGTGGTCCAGAACGGCACCAAGGATGTCGGCGGCGTGACCTATACCAATTACGACCGCAAATCCTTCGACCCGGCGCTGACCTGGGACATGCGCATCAACTGGGACGTGCCGGTGGCGACCCGGGAAAAGCCCTTCGTCATGCTGAGCATCGAGAACGTGCTTAACGCGACCAACGCGATCGAAAACTCCGGTTCCTATCTGATTTACGAAAAAGGCCGCCAGTTCTGGCTGGAAGTCGGTCTCAAATTCTGA
- a CDS encoding cytochrome-c peroxidase, whose translation MMHRASKLFFLAAACLCSAAAFSAEPCRQEAAWDVACLRQRYAVPLKAWPAPRIEGGGEWREMAAVNPPDLPKTVPYALLRLGIRLFYDKALSDSGEIACASCHRPDHAFADTLPVTPGHAGRKGMRNAPALVGVSHATSLFWDGRSPTLEHQALGPVADPAEMAMALDKLPGKLAAIAGYREDFRRAYGDDAVTLPRIQSALAAYERTLVPTPTRFDAFLKGQAQALDDKELLGLHLFRTKAGCMTCHHGPALSDNKFHNLGLTWFGRKYEDLGRYKVTGDVRDVGKFRTPTLRNVAQSGPWMHNGLFPALRGILNMYNAGMPRPKPVNEAQAVDPRFPVNSELLKPLDLNEEEIRALEAFLHVL comes from the coding sequence ATGATGCATCGAGCAAGCAAACTGTTTTTCCTGGCCGCCGCCTGTCTGTGTTCGGCGGCGGCCTTTTCCGCCGAGCCCTGCCGCCAGGAGGCGGCCTGGGACGTCGCCTGCCTGCGCCAGCGCTATGCCGTGCCGCTCAAGGCCTGGCCGGCACCACGTATCGAGGGCGGTGGCGAGTGGCGGGAAATGGCAGCGGTCAACCCGCCCGATTTGCCCAAAACCGTGCCCTATGCGCTGCTCCGCCTGGGCATCCGGCTGTTCTACGACAAGGCGCTCTCCGACTCGGGGGAAATCGCCTGCGCTTCCTGTCACCGGCCCGACCATGCCTTTGCCGACACGCTGCCGGTGACGCCCGGCCATGCCGGGCGCAAGGGCATGCGCAATGCGCCGGCGCTGGTCGGCGTCAGTCACGCGACCAGCCTGTTCTGGGACGGCCGCTCGCCGACCCTGGAGCACCAGGCGCTCGGCCCGGTGGCCGATCCGGCCGAAATGGCGATGGCGCTCGACAAGCTGCCCGGCAAGCTCGCCGCCATTGCCGGCTACCGCGAGGATTTCCGCCGCGCCTACGGCGACGACGCGGTGACGCTGCCGCGCATCCAGTCGGCGCTGGCCGCCTACGAGCGTACGCTGGTGCCGACGCCGACCCGTTTCGATGCCTTCCTCAAGGGCCAGGCGCAGGCGCTCGACGACAAGGAACTGCTCGGCCTGCACCTGTTCCGCACCAAGGCCGGCTGCATGACCTGCCACCACGGCCCGGCGCTCAGCGACAACAAGTTCCACAATCTCGGCCTGACCTGGTTCGGGCGCAAGTACGAGGATCTCGGGCGCTACAAGGTGACCGGCGACGTCAGGGATGTCGGCAAATTCAGGACGCCGACCCTGCGCAACGTGGCGCAGAGCGGACCGTGGATGCACAACGGCCTGTTCCCGGCACTGCGCGGCATTCTCAACATGTACAACGCCGGCATGCCGCGGCCCAAACCGGTCAACGAAGCCCAGGCGGTCGACCCGCGTTTTCCGGTCAATTCCGAGCTGCTCAAGCCGCTTGATCTGAACGAAGAGGAAATCCGGGCGCTCGAGGCTTTCCTCCATGTCCTGTAA
- a CDS encoding M16 family metallopeptidase, translating to MSCKAFCLAVVLLGAAGLLSGPARAAARLEAQAAGVSAHVLDNGFKIILLPVANAATARVELLVKVGSKQEGYGETGMAHLLEHMLFKGAGRHADLKSALNALGATWNGTTTVERTNFFATVRADPAKVDALIRLEADRFLRPGFAPADLASEMSVVRNELERKDSDPDSLVTRALRRQSYFWHGYGRPTIGARSDIEGAPFAALQAFHRRYYRPDNALLVVSGQIDAARVLALAEAEFGHAARPADPLPGNWTREEARPQTNRSELFGDAGKVIAASAWKLPGSKLRQTLAIELASPALCAAAWGKLRREAVEAPEAALGMSCHVDAWPDYSLFVARASAGEQADADGLARRMHGQLEKVFRSGLGEAQLERTRSKALAALARLGQSHEALAAQLAEAEVAGDWRLFFRRREILAELTLDEVNAALRTWLIDINRSDVLLRQGDGRKLPPSPPAPALAELAGRDWPVIAMSGAALPASFDELAEQVVSLPLPEAGQAALLARQTRGNQAWLSIANDYGNLPALTGRRDACALAGSLLAQGGGGLGRNQFERRLEALQARWTLGLGGLSLEAPRANIEAALDLLLAAWKSPLLPAAEFESQKRARLAQLRAAQKDPAQLAANAVARRFDNYPAGHPYQTRSLAQAVDAVEKVEMDDVRACLADFGGRSQIRLAMVGDFSEADVAATWARLRELPAASQPYQRIGEAAPPTVDRTPLEFVAAERPNAEVRGLALLPISPDAADYPALKIAVSLLGGGSDSRIRQRLRERAGLAYTAGATLSGGDFGPRSRLTVSSSVASAQAAAALTLLQEEVVQALAEGFTAAEVERAQAAWQEARARSLASEGALVGQLLQGMQSGRDFAWQAEFDRRIAALTAAEVTAALRRHLAPAALVWSVARGE from the coding sequence ATGTCCTGTAAGGCGTTTTGCCTTGCCGTCGTGCTGCTGGGCGCGGCCGGCCTGCTATCCGGCCCGGCGCGCGCCGCCGCGCGGCTTGAGGCGCAGGCGGCGGGCGTCAGCGCGCATGTGCTCGACAACGGCTTCAAGATCATCCTGCTGCCGGTTGCCAATGCCGCCACGGCCCGCGTCGAACTGCTGGTCAAGGTCGGCAGCAAGCAGGAAGGCTACGGCGAAACGGGCATGGCGCACCTGCTCGAACACATGCTGTTCAAGGGCGCCGGCCGGCATGCCGACCTGAAGAGCGCGCTGAACGCGCTCGGCGCGACCTGGAACGGCACGACGACGGTCGAGCGGACCAATTTCTTCGCGACGGTGCGCGCCGACCCCGCCAAGGTCGATGCCCTGATCCGGCTCGAGGCCGACCGTTTCCTGCGGCCGGGCTTCGCGCCGGCCGACCTGGCCAGCGAGATGAGCGTGGTGCGCAACGAGCTGGAGCGCAAGGACAGCGATCCGGACAGCCTGGTGACGCGCGCCCTGCGGCGCCAGAGCTATTTCTGGCACGGCTACGGACGGCCGACCATCGGCGCCCGCAGCGACATCGAAGGGGCGCCGTTCGCCGCGCTGCAGGCCTTTCATCGCCGGTATTACCGGCCCGACAACGCGCTGTTGGTCGTTTCCGGCCAGATCGACGCGGCCCGCGTGCTCGCCCTGGCCGAGGCCGAATTCGGTCATGCCGCGCGGCCGGCAGATCCGCTCCCCGGCAACTGGACGCGCGAAGAGGCGCGGCCGCAGACCAATCGCAGCGAACTGTTCGGCGATGCCGGCAAGGTGATCGCCGCCTCGGCCTGGAAACTGCCGGGCAGCAAGCTGCGCCAGACGCTCGCCATCGAACTGGCGAGTCCGGCCCTGTGCGCCGCCGCCTGGGGAAAACTGCGCCGCGAAGCGGTCGAGGCGCCGGAGGCCGCGCTCGGCATGAGCTGCCATGTCGATGCCTGGCCCGACTACAGCCTGTTCGTGGCGCGGGCCAGTGCCGGCGAACAGGCCGATGCCGACGGACTGGCGCGGCGCATGCACGGGCAGTTGGAAAAAGTTTTCCGGAGCGGGCTTGGCGAAGCGCAACTGGAGCGCACCCGCAGCAAGGCGCTCGCCGCCCTGGCGCGGCTCGGCCAGTCGCACGAGGCGCTGGCGGCGCAACTGGCCGAAGCGGAAGTGGCCGGCGACTGGCGGCTGTTTTTCCGGCGCCGCGAGATTCTTGCCGAACTGACGCTGGACGAGGTCAATGCCGCCCTGCGCACCTGGCTGATCGACATCAACCGCAGCGATGTCCTGCTTCGCCAGGGTGACGGTCGCAAGTTGCCGCCATCGCCGCCCGCCCCGGCGCTCGCCGAACTGGCGGGGCGCGACTGGCCGGTCATCGCCATGAGCGGCGCCGCCTTGCCGGCCTCGTTCGACGAACTGGCCGAACAGGTGGTCAGCCTGCCGCTCCCCGAGGCCGGACAAGCCGCGCTGCTTGCCCGCCAGACGCGCGGCAACCAGGCCTGGCTGAGCATCGCCAACGATTACGGCAATTTGCCTGCGTTGACCGGGCGCCGGGATGCCTGTGCCCTGGCCGGCAGCCTGCTCGCCCAGGGGGGCGGCGGCCTCGGTCGCAACCAGTTCGAGCGTCGCCTGGAAGCCTTGCAGGCGCGGTGGACCCTCGGTCTCGGCGGTCTTTCCCTGGAAGCGCCGCGCGCCAATATCGAGGCGGCACTCGATTTGCTGCTCGCCGCCTGGAAGTCGCCGCTGCTGCCGGCCGCCGAATTCGAAAGTCAGAAGCGGGCGCGCCTGGCCCAGCTGCGGGCCGCGCAGAAGGACCCGGCGCAACTCGCGGCGAATGCCGTCGCCCGGCGTTTCGACAATTACCCGGCCGGCCATCCCTACCAGACGCGCTCGCTGGCGCAGGCGGTCGACGCCGTGGAAAAGGTCGAAATGGACGACGTGCGGGCCTGTCTGGCCGATTTCGGCGGGCGTTCGCAAATCCGCCTGGCCATGGTCGGCGATTTTTCCGAAGCCGATGTCGCAGCAACCTGGGCGCGCCTGCGCGAGCTGCCCGCCGCCAGCCAGCCCTACCAGCGCATCGGCGAAGCGGCGCCGCCGACGGTTGATCGCACGCCGCTCGAGTTCGTCGCGGCCGAGCGCCCGAATGCCGAAGTGCGCGGCCTTGCCTTGTTGCCGATCTCGCCCGACGCCGCCGATTACCCGGCCCTGAAAATCGCCGTCAGCCTGCTCGGCGGCGGCAGCGACAGCCGCATCCGGCAGCGTCTGCGCGAGCGCGCCGGCCTTGCCTACACGGCCGGCGCGACGCTGAGCGGCGGCGATTTCGGGCCGCGCAGCCGCTTGACCGTGAGCAGCAGCGTCGCCAGCGCCCAGGCTGCGGCCGCGCTGACATTGCTCCAGGAAGAAGTGGTGCAGGCCCTGGCCGAGGGCTTCACGGCGGCCGAGGTCGAACGCGCCCAGGCCGCCTGGCAGGAAGCGCGGGCCAGATCGCTGGCCAGCGAAGGCGCGCTGGTCGGGCAATTGCTGCAGGGCATGCAGAGCGGGCGCGATTTTGCCTGGCAGGCCGAGTTCGATCGGCGCATCGCAGCGCTTACGGCCGCGGAAGTGACGGCCGCGCTGCGCCGCCACCTGGCGCCGGCTGCCCTGGTCTGGTCGGTGGCGCGCGGCGAGTGA